The Marispirochaeta aestuarii genome contains a region encoding:
- a CDS encoding ABC transporter ATP-binding protein — protein sequence MRSGELQIKAFDWKIVRRLAGYLKPYKALALVAVIALLAATVAELAGPVVLQRAIDRHIMGYYLRYSPQKDSGAEGAGLKARLDDPAVVAGNDGRVYLPQDIASSLSGEEKRRLRDAGALEEGGWYLVLPEDYSSEEWGRVLGLLDPDRNGIQREGGGFALTREVLNSFDAGERRLLRRADRLGIAGNAWFYLGLLGGNLVFTFLQIYIMAALGQNVMRDLRLSLLGHLLRQSLAYLQRTPVGSLVSRLTSDVDTINELFATVAISFIKNFSLMIGVVVTLYLMNPRLATITVFTLPPVIIATLYFRVKAREAYRLVRSGVAKVNAYLSEHLSGMEVVQMFGREKAVGEAFNQRNDELYDASMKELFVFAPFRASIDFLTTISTGVILYYGAGMFVELSVSLGVLIAFISLIRMFYQPVMDLSEKFTIMQSAMAGGERIFGILDTRQEIPDMGTRQMHNTGDVRGELQFQGVDFAYVPDEPVLKNLSFSVNPGETVAVVGYTGAGKTTIANLLTRFWDIQKGRILLDGMDIRDLSLAALRSLIQPVQQDVFLFSGTIEENITLGAPIPREEVIEAARMVNAHSFIEKLPQGYDTMLQERGSNISTGQKQLISFARVIAQNPRVLILDEATSNVDTETERLIQSALKVLLEGRTSLVIAHRLSTIKNADRILVLSHGHLVEQGKHEELIALKGLYYNLYRLQYSGAAAVREA from the coding sequence ATGAGGAGCGGGGAGCTTCAAATAAAGGCCTTCGACTGGAAGATCGTCCGCCGTCTTGCGGGGTACCTGAAACCCTACAAGGCCCTTGCCCTGGTTGCCGTTATCGCTCTGCTGGCGGCCACAGTTGCAGAACTCGCCGGTCCCGTGGTGCTGCAGCGGGCCATCGACCGGCATATAATGGGCTACTACCTGCGCTACAGTCCCCAAAAGGACAGCGGAGCCGAAGGGGCCGGACTCAAGGCACGTCTTGATGATCCTGCTGTTGTCGCCGGCAATGACGGACGCGTATATCTGCCCCAGGATATCGCCTCGTCCCTTTCGGGGGAGGAGAAGCGCCGCCTGCGGGATGCCGGCGCCCTGGAGGAGGGTGGGTGGTATCTTGTCCTGCCTGAAGATTATTCTTCGGAGGAATGGGGTCGGGTACTGGGACTGCTGGATCCGGACAGAAACGGGATTCAGCGGGAAGGCGGAGGCTTCGCCCTTACCAGGGAAGTGCTGAATTCCTTCGATGCCGGGGAACGAAGACTGCTCAGGCGCGCGGACCGCCTTGGAATTGCCGGTAATGCCTGGTTTTACCTGGGACTCCTGGGGGGCAACCTGGTCTTTACCTTCCTGCAGATCTATATCATGGCAGCCCTGGGGCAGAACGTAATGCGGGATTTACGGCTGTCCCTGCTGGGTCATCTGCTCCGTCAGTCCCTGGCCTACCTGCAGCGGACCCCGGTGGGGAGTCTCGTGTCCCGGTTGACCAGCGACGTGGATACCATCAACGAACTCTTCGCCACCGTTGCGATCTCCTTTATCAAGAACTTCAGCCTGATGATAGGGGTCGTGGTAACCCTCTATCTGATGAATCCCCGGCTTGCCACCATTACCGTATTCACTCTGCCCCCGGTGATTATCGCGACCCTCTACTTCCGGGTCAAAGCCCGGGAGGCCTACCGCCTTGTACGCTCCGGTGTGGCGAAGGTCAACGCCTATCTCTCCGAACACCTTTCCGGAATGGAGGTTGTGCAGATGTTCGGCCGGGAAAAAGCTGTGGGAGAGGCTTTTAACCAGAGGAACGACGAGCTTTACGACGCCTCCATGAAGGAGCTTTTCGTGTTCGCCCCATTTCGGGCTTCCATCGATTTTCTTACCACCATTTCCACCGGGGTGATTCTCTATTATGGTGCCGGAATGTTCGTGGAGCTTTCGGTCTCCCTGGGGGTGCTGATAGCCTTTATCAGCCTGATCAGGATGTTCTACCAGCCGGTTATGGATCTCTCGGAAAAGTTCACCATCATGCAGTCCGCCATGGCCGGGGGGGAACGGATCTTCGGAATCCTGGATACCCGGCAGGAAATACCGGACATGGGAACCCGGCAGATGCATAATACCGGGGATGTCAGGGGTGAACTGCAGTTCCAGGGAGTCGATTTTGCCTACGTTCCCGATGAACCGGTGCTCAAGAATCTCTCTTTCTCGGTGAATCCGGGGGAGACCGTGGCGGTTGTGGGTTACACCGGAGCAGGTAAAACAACCATCGCGAACCTGCTGACCCGCTTCTGGGACATCCAGAAAGGCAGGATCCTCCTGGACGGGATGGACATCAGGGATCTCTCCCTGGCAGCCTTGCGGAGTCTTATTCAGCCGGTGCAGCAGGACGTGTTCCTTTTTTCCGGAACCATCGAGGAAAACATTACCCTGGGCGCCCCGATTCCCCGGGAGGAGGTCATAGAAGCGGCAAGGATGGTAAACGCCCATAGTTTTATCGAGAAGCTGCCCCAGGGCTACGATACCATGCTGCAGGAGAGGGGTAGCAACATATCCACCGGGCAGAAGCAGCTGATCTCTTTCGCCCGGGTTATCGCCCAGAATCCCCGGGTCCTGATCCTTGATGAAGCGACCTCCAACGTGGACACCGAAACGGAGCGGCTTATACAGAGCGCCCTCAAGGTGCTGCTGGAAGGACGCACCTCCCTGGTAATCGCCCACCGTCTCTCCACCATAAAAAATGCGGACCGTATCCTGGTCCTGAGCCATGGACACCTGGTGGAGCAGGGGAAGCACGAAGAGCTTATCGCCCTTAAAGGACTCTACTACAACCTGTACCGGCTCCAGTACAGCGGCGCTGCGGCTGTCCGGGAAGCCTGA
- a CDS encoding ABC transporter ATP-binding protein — protein sequence MLKEFRTLLPYYKTYAGRYAMGFLFLFITDAGQLYLPQLIRSVIDHISAGNVDLSLVGMKVLFMVGIAFLVAVGRFGWRYYIHGASRKIEKRLRARLFGHLLTLSPSFYGRISTGDLMARATGDMHHVRMASGMGFVALFDGLFMTLFIIAIIVFQFPQLALIVLAPFPLITLQVLGIGRFLGRLFKAVQEGYASLSSHVQEALSGILVLKAFVREDSNLKVFSGKNEDYKHRNLALVRLWGFAFPMIHFLGGIVTLLLLRFGGMSVLEGGMSPGDFVAAMSYLAMLIWPMLGMGFTVNMLERGGASLARINAILREEPEIRSPEEGVCCPQAGPIEVRDLSFTYPGSRVPALRNVSFTVRPGQTLGILGRTGSGKSTLIRLLPRLLDTPPGTVFISGRDVREYELSSLRSSFGIVPQETFLFSSTLSDNIAFGVDDAPREAVEAAAEASTISRDIRLFPHGYETEVGERGITLSGGQKQRIAISRALLTKPEILVFDDALASVDTSTEESILEGFIDLRRGKTNILISHRVSTLKFADHIIVLEEGAIVQAGTHEELIAREGFYAEIANLQRLEEEESA from the coding sequence ATGCTGAAGGAATTTCGTACCCTGCTTCCCTATTACAAAACCTATGCCGGACGCTATGCCATGGGCTTTCTCTTTTTATTTATCACAGACGCGGGGCAGCTCTATCTTCCCCAGCTTATCCGATCGGTGATCGACCATATATCCGCCGGGAATGTGGACCTCTCCCTGGTGGGTATGAAGGTTCTTTTCATGGTTGGTATTGCTTTTCTGGTGGCGGTGGGACGCTTCGGATGGCGCTACTATATTCACGGGGCCTCCCGGAAAATCGAAAAGAGACTTCGAGCCCGACTGTTCGGGCATCTGCTGACCCTTTCCCCATCCTTCTACGGACGAATCTCCACCGGCGATCTTATGGCCAGGGCAACCGGCGACATGCACCATGTACGCATGGCCTCGGGAATGGGATTCGTGGCCCTCTTCGACGGTCTTTTCATGACCCTGTTCATTATCGCGATTATTGTTTTCCAGTTTCCCCAGCTTGCCCTGATCGTGCTTGCCCCCTTTCCGCTGATTACCCTGCAGGTACTGGGGATTGGGCGTTTTCTGGGGCGTCTTTTCAAGGCCGTTCAGGAGGGCTATGCCTCGTTGAGCAGTCACGTGCAGGAGGCTTTGAGCGGAATCCTCGTTCTGAAGGCCTTTGTCCGGGAGGATTCCAATCTCAAGGTATTCTCCGGCAAGAACGAAGACTACAAGCACCGGAACCTGGCCCTGGTACGCCTGTGGGGTTTTGCCTTTCCGATGATTCACTTTCTCGGCGGCATTGTAACCCTCCTGCTGCTGCGTTTCGGGGGGATGTCGGTTCTTGAGGGGGGCATGAGTCCCGGTGATTTTGTAGCCGCCATGAGTTATCTTGCAATGCTGATCTGGCCCATGCTGGGGATGGGATTTACCGTCAATATGCTGGAGCGTGGAGGGGCGTCCCTGGCCCGGATCAACGCGATTCTCCGGGAAGAGCCGGAGATCCGTTCCCCGGAGGAGGGCGTCTGCTGTCCCCAGGCCGGTCCAATCGAGGTACGGGACCTGAGTTTCACCTATCCCGGTTCCCGCGTTCCCGCCCTGCGGAATGTCTCCTTTACGGTCCGTCCGGGACAGACCCTGGGTATTCTGGGCCGCACGGGATCCGGGAAAAGCACCCTTATACGGCTGCTCCCCAGGCTTCTGGATACGCCTCCGGGAACGGTGTTTATCTCGGGCAGGGACGTCAGGGAGTATGAACTCTCCAGTCTGAGGAGTTCCTTCGGTATCGTTCCCCAGGAGACTTTTCTGTTTTCAAGCACCCTGAGCGACAATATAGCCTTCGGTGTTGACGATGCCCCCCGGGAAGCCGTGGAAGCGGCGGCGGAGGCCTCCACCATCAGCCGGGATATACGACTTTTTCCTCATGGCTACGAGACCGAGGTCGGGGAGCGGGGAATAACCCTCTCGGGAGGTCAGAAACAGCGCATTGCCATATCCCGGGCCCTGCTCACGAAGCCTGAGATCCTTGTCTTCGACGATGCCCTGGCCTCGGTGGATACCTCCACCGAGGAGAGCATCCTGGAGGGCTTCATCGACCTCCGCAGGGGAAAGACCAATATTCTCATATCCCACCGGGTGTCGACCCTGAAATTTGCGGACCACATTATTGTTCTCGAAGAGGGGGCCATTGTACAGGCCGGAACCCACGAAGAGCTGATCGCCAGGGAGGGCTTCTACGCGGAGATCGCGAATCTCCAGCGCCTTGAAGAGGAGGAATCGGCATGA
- a CDS encoding redox-sensing transcriptional repressor Rex, whose product MKRTLPLPSLERLCGIYGLLDSLPETLGNRVSSRELGRAIGQTAETVRKDIAHMKADIVSAGGYDPAELKGAIASYLGLQEPRRACIAGLGRLGQAILRYPGFQDAGIEICAGFDSDTNKLELLASPVPLLPSYRITEYVQKEKISLGIIAVPPDQAQITADRLTAGGVRGIVNFTVPVSVPETVNMRHVSVLDELRILAALADGADQNIQEK is encoded by the coding sequence ATGAAAAGGACCCTCCCGCTTCCCAGCCTGGAACGCTTGTGCGGGATCTACGGACTGCTGGACAGTCTGCCGGAGACACTGGGCAACCGGGTTTCCTCCAGGGAACTTGGCCGCGCCATCGGCCAGACAGCGGAAACCGTACGCAAGGATATTGCCCACATGAAGGCGGATATTGTTTCGGCGGGAGGATACGATCCGGCGGAACTCAAAGGGGCGATCGCTTCCTACCTGGGTCTTCAGGAGCCCCGCAGGGCCTGTATTGCAGGACTCGGCAGGCTGGGGCAGGCGATTCTGCGCTATCCGGGATTTCAGGACGCCGGAATCGAGATATGTGCCGGTTTCGACAGTGACACGAACAAGCTGGAACTCCTTGCCTCGCCGGTGCCCCTGCTGCCCTCGTACCGGATTACCGAGTATGTTCAGAAAGAGAAGATCAGCCTGGGTATCATCGCCGTTCCTCCCGATCAGGCCCAGATTACAGCTGACCGCCTGACCGCAGGGGGCGTCCGGGGAATAGTAAATTTTACCGTTCCCGTTTCGGTACCTGAGACTGTGAACATGCGTCATGTTTCCGTTCTTGACGAATTACGTATTCTGGCCGCCCTGGCGGACGGCGCGGATCAAAACATACAGGAGAAATGA
- a CDS encoding phosphoglycerate dehydrogenase: protein MHKILTLNKIASKGLDLFSRDLYEVASEIGHPDAIIVRSQDMHSFEIPETVKAIARAGAGTNNIPVDTCSQRGIVVFNTPGANANSVKELTLTGMFLASRKIFRGMEWVKSLVGRGDEIPALVEKGKKEFTGNEIRGKKLGVIGLGAIGVDVANDAERLGMIVSGYDPFISVEAAWGLSPSIKKAETLEALISESDYISVHIPLNDQTRGILNRERFSRMKRGVKVLNFSRGGLVNNTDMLEAIQAGIVDRYVTDFPDDSLLREENVIAIPHLGASTPEAEENCAVMAARQLITFLETGNILNSVNFPDCSMPLTTGTRIIIGNRNIPNMVGQITTILAEESMNISEMINRHKDGYAYNIIDVESPGTDALLTKLKGIEGVVMARIIDKK, encoded by the coding sequence ATGCACAAGATTCTGACCCTCAACAAGATTGCTTCCAAAGGTCTGGACCTCTTTTCCAGGGACCTCTACGAGGTAGCTTCCGAGATAGGCCACCCGGACGCGATCATCGTCCGAAGCCAGGACATGCACTCCTTCGAGATCCCGGAAACCGTAAAGGCCATCGCCCGGGCCGGTGCCGGGACCAATAATATTCCCGTGGATACCTGTTCTCAGCGGGGAATTGTGGTCTTCAACACCCCGGGGGCTAATGCGAATTCCGTCAAGGAGCTCACCCTCACCGGGATGTTCCTCGCCTCCCGTAAAATATTCCGGGGCATGGAATGGGTAAAGAGCCTTGTCGGAAGAGGAGACGAGATTCCCGCCCTGGTGGAAAAAGGGAAGAAGGAGTTCACCGGCAACGAAATCCGCGGCAAGAAGCTGGGGGTAATCGGGCTGGGGGCCATAGGCGTTGACGTGGCCAACGATGCCGAACGCCTGGGGATGATCGTCAGCGGCTATGACCCCTTCATTTCGGTGGAAGCAGCCTGGGGACTCTCTCCCAGCATTAAAAAAGCTGAAACCCTGGAAGCCCTGATCTCCGAATCCGATTATATCAGCGTCCACATACCCCTGAACGATCAGACCAGGGGAATCCTTAACCGGGAGCGCTTTTCCAGGATGAAGAGAGGTGTGAAGGTGCTGAACTTCTCCCGGGGAGGACTGGTGAACAACACCGACATGCTGGAGGCGATTCAAGCCGGTATTGTGGACCGCTACGTTACCGATTTTCCCGACGACAGCCTTCTCAGGGAGGAAAACGTAATCGCCATTCCCCACCTGGGAGCTTCCACACCGGAGGCGGAGGAAAACTGTGCCGTAATGGCTGCCCGACAGCTGATCACCTTCCTGGAAACCGGGAACATATTGAACTCCGTCAACTTTCCCGACTGCTCCATGCCCCTGACGACGGGTACCCGGATCATCATCGGCAACAGAAACATCCCCAACATGGTCGGACAGATTACCACCATTCTTGCCGAGGAGTCCATGAATATTTCGGAAATGATAAACCGTCACAAGGACGGCTACGCCTACAACATCATCGACGTCGAATCCCCGGGGACGGATGCCCTCCTGACAAAACTTAAGGGAATCGAAGGGGTCGTTATGGCCAGGATTATCGATAAAAAGTAA
- a CDS encoding ATP-binding protein translates to METQGPTYRKKQETTGSGAASKERPSSPFPGISFDLELDADGTARVLDVGPLPDLITRMSPDPVAALGSLLGEHWNRLIRLAKDTAATGIPGVVDIPLDVSRENKEEPRWFMLSTSPDLSHPGSGKIHALLLDIHQEHAASEDLVRAKEAAEQANRTKTEFLANISHELRTPLNGIIGMTDLLLETELSSEQAEFARTVKISSDSLVAIISDILDLSRIEAGKLITIDKSSVNLYSLVRSVCETLLPAAESAGLDLLFYYDPGLPLEFLADNARLKQILYNLVGNAVKFTPEGYIMVKVEAGDSRHPQRGIRFSVMDTGIGIPEDKHELIFEKFSQVDASITRRYGGAGLGLPISRSLIEVMGGTLKLESREGEGSRFTFTLPLDSAPGSALFGELLDLKQARIALLCKNRRTEELYASYFRAWKGSPVILNKNELSREKWTLLLTDLAAEELEALMPGLSEVEMLIIISDIRSIHTYGKIGLKNSIITNPPFDLLRIVESLTGNKACETFLSSRVPDSPPTFRRILIAEDNEINQDVLSKIFERFGCSVTLANDGDQAHRIWSRSTFDAIFMDCQMPGVDGLEATLRIRSEEPEDQHVPIIALTGHAMPGDRERFLSVGMDDYLSKPVSAADLKEALERWTRQAAEKTS, encoded by the coding sequence ATGGAAACACAGGGCCCGACGTATCGGAAAAAACAGGAAACCACCGGATCCGGGGCCGCTTCAAAAGAACGGCCCTCCAGTCCCTTTCCGGGTATCTCCTTTGATCTGGAACTGGACGCGGACGGTACCGCCCGGGTGCTTGATGTCGGTCCGCTGCCGGACCTCATCACCCGGATGTCTCCGGACCCTGTGGCAGCGTTAGGCTCTCTGCTGGGGGAACACTGGAACCGGCTGATCCGCCTGGCGAAGGACACGGCAGCAACAGGTATTCCGGGGGTGGTCGACATTCCCCTGGATGTGTCCCGGGAAAATAAAGAGGAACCCCGCTGGTTTATGCTTTCCACCTCCCCGGACCTGTCACACCCCGGAAGCGGGAAGATCCACGCACTCCTGCTGGACATTCACCAGGAACATGCGGCCTCGGAAGACCTGGTAAGGGCCAAAGAGGCGGCGGAACAGGCAAACCGGACCAAGACGGAATTTCTTGCCAATATCAGCCACGAACTCAGGACGCCCCTGAACGGTATCATCGGCATGACAGACCTGCTGCTGGAAACCGAACTGAGCAGCGAACAGGCCGAGTTTGCCCGTACGGTAAAGATTTCCAGCGATTCCCTGGTGGCCATAATCAGCGATATCCTTGACCTCTCCAGGATTGAAGCGGGAAAGCTGATCACCATCGACAAATCCTCCGTCAACCTCTACAGCCTGGTCCGCAGTGTCTGTGAAACCCTGCTCCCCGCGGCGGAGAGTGCCGGGCTGGACCTGCTTTTTTATTATGATCCGGGACTCCCTCTGGAATTTCTCGCCGACAATGCCCGGCTGAAACAGATTCTGTACAACCTTGTGGGCAATGCCGTCAAGTTCACCCCCGAGGGATACATCATGGTAAAAGTCGAAGCAGGAGACTCCAGACATCCTCAGAGGGGAATCCGATTCAGTGTTATGGATACCGGGATAGGAATACCCGAGGACAAGCATGAGCTGATTTTCGAAAAATTCAGTCAGGTCGACGCCTCCATAACCAGACGTTACGGCGGTGCGGGTCTCGGACTGCCCATAAGCCGCTCCCTCATCGAGGTTATGGGAGGGACCCTGAAGCTTGAAAGCCGGGAGGGAGAAGGATCCAGATTTACATTCACCCTTCCCCTGGACAGTGCACCGGGGAGCGCCCTGTTCGGGGAGCTTCTTGATCTGAAACAGGCGAGGATCGCTCTACTCTGCAAAAACCGAAGAACGGAGGAGCTCTACGCATCCTATTTCCGTGCATGGAAAGGCAGCCCCGTTATCTTGAACAAGAATGAATTATCCCGGGAAAAATGGACCCTTCTGCTCACCGATTTGGCTGCGGAGGAGCTTGAAGCCCTCATGCCGGGTCTGTCGGAGGTGGAAATGCTGATAATCATCTCCGACATTCGAAGTATCCATACCTACGGAAAAATCGGCCTGAAAAACAGCATTATAACAAATCCGCCTTTCGACCTGCTGAGGATCGTGGAGTCCCTGACAGGGAATAAAGCATGCGAGACCTTCCTGAGCTCCAGGGTTCCCGACAGCCCCCCGACCTTCCGCAGGATACTGATCGCCGAGGACAACGAGATCAACCAGGACGTACTGTCAAAGATCTTTGAGCGTTTTGGATGCAGTGTAACCCTGGCCAATGACGGAGACCAGGCCCACCGGATCTGGAGCAGGAGTACCTTTGATGCGATTTTTATGGACTGCCAGATGCCCGGAGTGGACGGACTCGAGGCCACCCTCCGGATTCGTTCGGAAGAACCAGAGGATCAGCACGTTCCAATAATAGCCCTCACCGGCCATGCCATGCCGGGTGACCGGGAACGTTTTTTATCCGTCGGAATGGACGATTACCTCAGCAAGCCGGTGAGCGCCGCAGACCTGAAAGAGGCGCTGGAACGCTGGACACGGCAGGCGGCGGAGAAAACTTCCTAG
- a CDS encoding peptidylprolyl isomerase — translation MTSCNAQPEFSDGLYAAINTEKGTIYLELEYRKAPLTVSNFVGLAEGSIDHDEGDGPFYDGLNFHRVVDDFVIQGGCPQGNGTGGPGYSFPDEFHPELRHDGPGILSMANSGANTNGSQFFITHRETPHLDDRHSVFGRVVEGMDVVNKIEAGDRINSVEILRVGSEAEAFTVNQDGFDELIQKIRKETAEKKAAAQQGLLKQITDKWPGLSSTESGVYYEILQSGSGQTADAKRPVTVHYKLSLLNGSVIQSSFGGDPVEFSLDKVIPGWREGILAGDGMKAGEKRRLVIPPHLGYGEQGYPGVIPPNSFLVFVVELLK, via the coding sequence ATGACCAGCTGCAATGCTCAGCCGGAGTTCAGCGACGGACTCTACGCCGCGATTAACACGGAGAAGGGAACCATCTACCTTGAACTCGAATACCGGAAAGCCCCTCTGACGGTGTCCAATTTTGTGGGTCTTGCCGAAGGAAGTATCGACCATGATGAAGGAGACGGCCCTTTTTATGACGGACTGAACTTTCACCGGGTGGTGGATGACTTCGTTATACAGGGAGGCTGTCCTCAGGGAAACGGAACCGGAGGTCCCGGGTACAGTTTTCCCGATGAATTTCACCCCGAGCTGCGCCACGACGGACCGGGAATCCTCTCCATGGCCAACAGCGGCGCCAATACCAACGGAAGCCAGTTTTTCATTACCCACCGGGAAACTCCGCACCTGGACGACCGACATTCGGTATTCGGCCGCGTAGTCGAAGGAATGGATGTGGTCAACAAGATAGAGGCGGGAGACCGGATCAATTCCGTGGAGATACTGCGCGTAGGTTCCGAGGCGGAAGCCTTTACCGTAAACCAGGACGGTTTCGATGAGCTGATCCAGAAAATCCGGAAGGAGACAGCGGAGAAAAAGGCAGCGGCACAACAGGGACTTTTAAAGCAGATAACCGACAAATGGCCCGGCCTGTCTTCAACAGAATCCGGGGTATACTACGAAATCCTGCAGTCCGGCTCGGGTCAGACTGCGGACGCAAAACGTCCCGTTACCGTACATTACAAGCTCAGCCTTTTGAACGGCAGCGTCATACAGTCCAGCTTCGGAGGAGACCCGGTGGAATTCTCCCTGGACAAGGTAATCCCCGGATGGCGGGAAGGAATCCTTGCCGGAGACGGCATGAAGGCCGGAGAAAAGAGACGCCTGGTAATCCCTCCCCACCTGGGATACGGAGAACAGGGGTATCCGGGAGTCATACCTCCCAACTCCTTTCTGGTTTTTGTTGTCGAATTGTTGAAATAA
- a CDS encoding BAPKO_0422 family outer member beta-barrel protein, translated as MRRNLLILLVLLIFALPAAASDIGAGIIIGEPTGLSFSLNNQFVLGAAWSFREYVHLHGDYIFLRNGIEKIEEEIAKPFGWYLGGGAKVRIFTRDKDTDDSAVGLGLRIPVGVTFYPAEKIELFLELAPGIALFPDTEGDLDGGIGIRYHF; from the coding sequence ATGAGACGCAATCTTCTGATTCTTCTTGTGCTGCTGATCTTTGCCCTCCCCGCCGCCGCCAGCGATATCGGCGCGGGCATCATTATTGGTGAACCCACGGGACTGAGCTTTTCCCTGAACAACCAGTTCGTTCTGGGGGCCGCCTGGTCCTTCCGGGAGTATGTGCACCTCCACGGTGATTACATCTTCCTGCGAAACGGAATCGAGAAAATCGAAGAAGAGATTGCCAAGCCCTTCGGCTGGTATCTCGGCGGAGGAGCAAAGGTGAGAATCTTTACCCGGGACAAGGACACCGATGATTCCGCCGTCGGCCTGGGTCTCAGAATTCCGGTGGGAGTAACCTTTTATCCCGCCGAGAAGATCGAACTGTTCCTCGAGCTGGCTCCCGGAATCGCCCTCTTTCCCGATACCGAAGGCGATCTCGACGGCGGTATCGGCATTCGGTACCACTTCTGA
- the radA gene encoding DNA repair protein RadA — translation MKKNAVRFVCSSCGHAEAKWLGRCPSCGQWNTLTEESVSPREGKKPPSRRTAHQAETLSRIPEDAVKRLDTGIPELNQVLGGGMVPGSSVLIGGQPGIGKSTLLLQVSRSVRCSGTVLYISGEESPRQIAMRARRIGAASDTIKVLCETDVTSLLRHMEAIQPALVVVDSIQTLICEELGPVPGTVNQIKYGSHEVSDWCREHQVPLFLVAHVTKEGSIAGPKVVEHMVDAVLYFEEAEGGIRLLRAMKNRFGPVNELGIFSMEERGLIGVDNPSSLFLQNREGGLPPGAAIAPVYEGSRVLLVEIQALTVPAKSGISRTFADRIDSRRVSRIAAVLEKHVGLRFSDQDLYVNVAGGIRLDEVGIDLPLAVALYSARTGLAAPEGTVFAGEVSLAGEVRPVPQAEMRSRAAEKLGFSARIGPGRDGGDEKGKNLRGLKDTLAELFSAKQN, via the coding sequence CTGAAAAAAAACGCCGTCCGCTTCGTCTGCTCTTCCTGCGGGCATGCGGAAGCAAAGTGGCTCGGCCGCTGCCCCTCCTGCGGACAGTGGAACACCCTCACCGAGGAGAGTGTCTCTCCCCGGGAGGGGAAAAAGCCGCCTTCCCGACGTACAGCACATCAGGCCGAAACCCTCTCCCGGATACCCGAGGATGCCGTTAAACGGCTGGATACGGGCATCCCCGAACTGAACCAGGTCCTGGGGGGCGGCATGGTCCCCGGCAGTTCGGTACTCATCGGCGGTCAGCCTGGAATCGGAAAATCCACCCTGCTGCTACAGGTATCCCGCAGCGTCCGCTGTTCCGGTACGGTACTGTACATCTCCGGGGAGGAATCCCCCCGGCAGATCGCCATGCGGGCCCGGCGCATCGGGGCTGCTTCGGACACGATAAAGGTCCTCTGCGAAACCGACGTTACCAGCCTGCTGCGGCACATGGAGGCCATACAGCCCGCCCTGGTGGTGGTGGATTCCATCCAGACCCTGATCTGCGAAGAGCTGGGGCCGGTACCGGGGACGGTGAACCAGATAAAGTACGGCAGTCACGAAGTCAGCGACTGGTGCCGGGAACACCAGGTGCCCCTCTTTCTGGTGGCCCACGTAACAAAGGAGGGCTCCATTGCCGGTCCCAAGGTGGTGGAGCACATGGTGGATGCGGTGCTCTATTTCGAGGAGGCCGAGGGCGGTATCCGGCTTCTCCGGGCCATGAAAAACCGCTTCGGACCGGTGAACGAGCTGGGGATCTTCTCCATGGAGGAGCGGGGTCTCATCGGCGTGGACAATCCATCCTCCCTCTTTCTGCAGAACCGCGAAGGGGGACTTCCTCCGGGAGCTGCAATCGCTCCGGTTTACGAAGGCAGCCGGGTGCTTCTGGTGGAGATCCAGGCTCTTACGGTTCCCGCAAAGAGCGGTATTTCCCGGACCTTCGCCGACCGCATAGACTCACGCAGGGTGTCGCGCATCGCGGCGGTCCTGGAAAAACACGTGGGTCTGCGCTTCAGCGACCAGGATCTCTACGTCAACGTTGCGGGAGGTATCCGTCTCGACGAGGTGGGAATCGATCTTCCCCTGGCGGTGGCCCTCTATTCCGCCCGAACCGGTCTGGCCGCTCCTGAGGGTACCGTATTCGCCGGAGAGGTCAGCCTTGCCGGGGAGGTCCGGCCGGTCCCTCAGGCGGAGATGCGCAGCAGGGCCGCGGAGAAGCTCGGGTTTTCCGCCCGCATCGGTCCCGGAAGGGATGGCGGAGACGAAAAGGGGAAAAATCTCCGGGGCCTCAAGGATACCCTGGCAGAGCTCTTTTCAGCAAAACAGAACTGA
- a CDS encoding NGG1p interacting factor NIF3 has translation MYQLYFYVPESHKEKVKEACFGAGAGTIGEYSRCSWEVKGSGQFLPGDASTPFLGKKGQLQREPEYRVEMVLEDPLKEGVIQALKETHPYETPAFGLLRIEI, from the coding sequence ATGTATCAGCTCTATTTCTACGTACCCGAATCCCATAAGGAGAAGGTAAAAGAGGCCTGTTTCGGCGCCGGAGCCGGTACCATCGGGGAGTACAGCCGCTGTTCCTGGGAGGTGAAGGGAAGCGGACAATTCCTGCCGGGAGATGCAAGCACTCCCTTTCTGGGCAAGAAAGGGCAGCTTCAGAGAGAGCCGGAATACCGTGTGGAGATGGTTCTCGAAGATCCCCTGAAAGAAGGGGTCATACAGGCACTGAAAGAGACCCATCCCTATGAAACTCCCGCTTTCGGACTTCTGCGAATCGAGATATAA